In Bos taurus isolate L1 Dominette 01449 registration number 42190680 breed Hereford chromosome 10, ARS-UCD2.0, whole genome shotgun sequence, the genomic window AACAAATCATATTTGACCAAGGTATCTTAAAGCTTttgtataaacaaaataaaacaaacatatcAGAACAACTGGACAATCCTAATGTCCATGATAACTCTGagctaaaaaaaatcttaattcttCTCACAACTCCAAGGAGCACTTAGaggaaataatttattacatcttaaaaaaaattttatagagCCCAATTACAAGCCAGACATTGGAGATACACAGATGAGTaagagtcctgctgctgctgcgtcactttagtcgtgtccgactctgtgtgaccccagagacggcagcccaccaggctcctctgtccctgggattctccaggcaagaacactggagtgggttgccacttccttctccaatgcatgaaagtgaaaagtgaaagtgaagttgctcagtcgtgtccgactcttcgcgaccccatggactgcagcctaccaggctcctccgcccatgggattttccaggcaagagtactggagtggggtgccactgccctaAGAGTCCTGGTCCTTATCAAATAGCTCATAGACTGGGATGGGGGAGGTAAGAGAGGGGAGGGaatcagacaaaaacaaaaattacaataGAATAAAACAAATCAGTGCCACAATAAAGTGCAAAACAATCCTGGGAGCAAAGAAAAAGGATACTCATTTGCAATCTGTTTGCTGGAGAAGAACAGGCCTCAATTAATCTTTACTTTTATCTGGACAAAGTCAACtataaaatacattaatatttacttaatctccaaagaatacaaacagctcatgcagctctatgtcaaaaaacaaacaaaccaccaaatcaaaaaaaaaaagagcagaaaatctaaatagactTTTATCCCgaaaagacatatagatggccaaaaagtaagttgttcaacatcactaaattatcggagaaatgcaaatcaaaactacagtaagCTTCCTCATAGTGATCAGAATAGCCATTATCAAaatgtctataaacaataaatgctggagaggatgtggagaaaagggaatcctcctacactggtgggaatgctggtgggaatgtaaattggtacaatcattatggagaacagcattgaggctccttaaaaaactaaaaacaaaactaccCACTATCCAGCAaacccactcctaggcatatatcccaagaaaaacataatttgaaaagctacatgcaccccaatgttcattgcagcaatatttataacagccaagacacagaaacaacctaaatgtccatctgcagaggaatggataaagatgtgatgcatacacaacagaatactactcaaccataaaaaagaatgaaataatggcatttgtagtaaatggatggatctagagattttcatattaagtgaagtaaatcagactgagaaagtcaaatatattatttcacaCATATGCAgaacctaatttttttaaatgatataattgaactaatttacaaaatgaaaaaagactcacagattttgaaaacaaacctatggttaccaaagaggaaatgtCGGGGGAAGGATAtcaggggaagggataaattaggagctagggattaacatacacacacaactataaacagaatagataaccaacaaggatctataCAGTAGTtccacagagaactctactcaatatgctgtaataacttatatgggaaaataatctgaaaaagaacaaaaaaaattcctttttttaatgcatatatgtatatgcataactgaatcaccatgctgtacagccaagactaacagaacattgtaaatcaactatactccaataaaattatatacatttaccaaataaagagagagaaagctccAACATGCTCCCTGAGGCTTAGGATAACTGATGAACAGATTATTGGTTATCAAGTAATTTTAGGGAGTATAAGCTTCGAAAATAAATCATGTATCAAAcagcttttttttaaagtttgagaaagagacagagaaagagaaagaaacagtgaAATCTCCCTGTCCtcaaaaaactttatttatagcTTTTAAGTGAACTTGAAAACAAGAAATTCTGAAAAAGTAAATGTCTACATATTTTTCCATAGGGAGACTTGTAACACTCATATATAGTCATGAGAAGTGCTAACAGTGAAAGCACAAACTTATCTAGTTTCCTTAATATATAGTCATAATCACTGCCCTCTTTTCCTATTCCTAACATCCCCTTCCCCATTTCACCTAGTTTGAATTAGGGGTGACAATAATTCAAAAGTTCTCAGTGATGATAATTAACAATACAGGTATAAGACTTATAACTCTCTAAACATTTCTTCTTTCTATCCAAATTCTACCCACTATTTGAGTCCCACTTTCTCTATAAATCAGTTTCCTCATACCCTTCCACTGATCTTTCCTTTCCTTACATCACTTCTAATCTGTGTTACATAAGCTATCAATTTCCTGTTAACATAGATCTACTATTTCATGCGTTATGTCTCTCGGTAAGATGAGCTTCTTTGATATATACTGTGGTTTCCACTCTCAAAATTCACCTACTTACTGTATCTCTCATGGTTGCTCACAGAAACTAATTGTGGCTGATTTGAGCAAATGATGCAAGTGGGTGACTCACAGAACTCCCAGAAAGTCTGAAGAGTAAATCTCAGAAAACAAGTAGGCACAGGAAGAGGCTATACAACCAGAACCATTTACAAAATCGCGCCACACTATCAGTCTGGTAAGGACACCGCTGCTGCCACCCGTGAACCAGTGATGCAACTGGATATTGGATGGTGCTGTCACCAGCACTGTAAACAACCTTCCACTACTCCTGGGCATCAGGGGCTGACTGAAAACACCAGGGGTGACGTCCTCAGCTGGTGAGGCCTGCGTCAGGCCTCAAGCCCTTATTGCTAACAGAGCTAGTAGAGTTAAGCACGTGGCATTTTTTGATTTTACAGTAGACACTGGTCTTATAAGGTGAGGAAATCCCCCCAATGGCTGGAGGTTCAGATAACTGGTAGCAGTAAAAAAGGACAAATGTCATTAGATGTATGAATTATTTCATCTTCCAAAGtattaaatgcatatttatataaaataatactttctaaataaagtttcttaggagaaagtaaaaattacatttaatcaAAATAACACAAGTATTACAAAAATAAGTAACAACAAGTATTTTATATATGGATGATGATATTTGACCTTTCTTAGTAACCTAAATCTAAATATCAGTACTGTCATCCAGTCAAAGCAGCAGCATTTACACCCAACAGAAGCATAGGGACAAACAATTCTGTACTAAAATGGAGAAGacagggaattctctggcggtCTAgaggttaggattccatgctctcactgccaagggcctgggctcaattcctggtcagggaactaagatccccgtATGCCGCGCAGCaaggccaaaacaaaacaaaagcggAGAAGACAGATCTGATAAATAAAAAAGTCTAGCAGCTCTCTCACGATTTCatctatcattttaaaaaacttgcATGTCAGATACTGGAGATGCAGAAAGACGCTTCGAGTCTAATAACagaaaaagacatgaaaactGAATGTAATACAATGTTATGTTACTAAATACTGTCATGAGATGTTCAAAGGAAAGATGCCAGGGTAGGGGACACAAAGTCAGAAAAGGCTTGTTGAAGAGGTATTCTTAAGTATCTTGAATGATGAGGTGGctagcacaggaaaaaaaaaaaagcaaagcagggagagaagaaataaaattaaaataccacTCTAACACAAGAAAGCCCTAATTCAACTTATTGCACCAAACACTGTTTTAAACAGAGGTGAAAATAAGTTTATACAAATGCATATCAAAAACAAGAAAGATGTCAGTCAAGGTGGAACACTGGGATTTATTTCCCTAAGAACAAATGCTAAAATGTGGATACAGTAGactgcaaaacaaaaaaaagtaaaaaactatTTCCCTCCCTAACCCCACCCACTTGCAATTCTCTCATCAAGAGATGGAAttcagcttctttaccactttaATCTGTGTTGTCCCTGTGATTTCCTTTGGCTAAAAGAAACTGAGGAAGCAAAGCACTGCCAACTCTCTCTCTGGGCACTTTTCAAGAGGCCTGGTACACATCTCACACTTCCTCTTGGAGAGGGGGATAACTACCAAGTGAATAACTCCCAGACAGCCTGCTACAAAATATAAAACCAATGGAGAAGCTGGCCCAGTTGTCCCAACCAAGGTAAGCCAAGTCTGGCCCAGAtcaccagaaagaaagaaagtgaaagtgaaagtgaaagccgctcagtcctgtccaacttcttgtgaccccatggactatacagtccatggaattctccaggccagaatactgcagtgggtagcttttcccttctccaggggatcttcccaacccagggatcaaacccaggtctcccacgttgcaggctaatctttaccaacttagccacaagggaagcccaagaatactggagtgggtagcctatcccttctccagcagatcttgccgacccagaagttaaaccagggtctcctgaattgcaggtggattctttaccaactgagctaccagggaagcccagaacctAGCCTAAATGGCTAACcctcagaattaaaaaaagaaaaagctaagtAAATAATGGTTGTTTCAAGCCATTAAGTTGGAGTGCTTGTTATACAGCAAAAGGCAGCTGAGGTTACAGGTAACTGAAACAATGGGTTTGGAGAATATGTGGACtgtaaatttctaaaataaaaggtGTATATTCACTATTATGGAGCTTCTAAAGTAGGGAACTGATAAATAAGAAATTTCAGCTCTCTCTCATGGCGCAGCAAGCCTTCAAGATGGTGCCGAAGAAAGACAAGAAGCCTAAGAAGTCAACCTGGAAGTTTAATTTGGATCTTACTCATCCAGTAGAAGATGGAACTTTTGATTCGGGAAATTTTGAACAGTTTCTGTGGGAGAAGGTTAAAGTGAATGGAAAAACTGTAAATCTTGGGAATGTCGTTCACATTGAACGCTTCAAGAATAAAATCATAGTCATTTCTGAGAAGCAGTTCTCTAAAAGGTATTTGAAGTACCTTACCAAAAAATACCTTAAAAAGAACAATCTTCGTGATTGGCTTCGTGTGGTTGCATCTGACAAGGAGACTTATGAGCTTCGTTACTTCCAGATTAGTCAAGATGAAGATGAATCTGAGTCTGAGGACTAGATGATGCCATCCTTCACAGGGCTTTGCTTGCTAATAAAACTTATTAAGCATACAAAAGAAACATCTTGAAATGGACCTTTAGCTTATCAGTGAATAAAAAACATTACTCTGTATGTTAAACATTCATCTTTATTTAAGTGTATGCTGTTTATATAGTGCTGGCTTTCCTTTaagacttttttatatttttattggagtgtagttgatttacaatgttgtgttagtttcaggtatatagcaaagtgaatgagTTATACATAGATATCCACTCATTCTTTTGTcatatagaccattacagagtattgagtagagttccctgtaatATACAGTTTTTTAGTtttatgctaagttgcttcagttgtgtccaactatctgcaaacccacggactgtagccagccagtctcctctgtccatgggattctccaggcaagaatactggagtgggttgccatttcctactcttatctgttttatgtatagtagtgtgtacatgccAGTGTCAATCTCCCAATGTATCCTTCTCCCCTGTATCctctggtaatcataagtttgctGCATCTGacttccattttgtaaataagcctTTGTCCACCTCCCCCCCATCCCAAATACTTTGTATAAGCAATATTTAAATAGCTTATAGCTGGTGGAATTTCAGGATTTATCTAATGTACTGGTCTTACTGATGCCTCAAGTTAAAAGTATATAGCAAAAACACAATTGGGTGTaactatataataaaatatacagatttgatccaaaaaaaaaaaaagaaatttcagattTCCTCAACAGTGTATTTCAGAAAATGTCCATAGACCTGATATTTAAAAAGTGGGCCAGAGGTACCCTGAAAagtttgctgtttagtcactacgtcgtgtctgactcttttgcaaccctatggactacagccctccaggctcctctgtccatgggatttcccagacaagaatactggagtgggttgccattcccttctccagggaatatgtccaaccaaggaattgaacctgcttctcctgcattggcaggtggatttttttttttttttttttaccactgagccacctgggaagcccatcctgaAAAGTGTAAATGCTCAAATATTCAACAATAGAATTGCTAATAAATCGTGGTTTATTATCACAATGGACTACTATGGATCAATCAAAGTGAATAAACTACAACTACATGCAATAACGTATATGACTTTGATAGGTTCCAAAGTGTATGACCcctggatttccctggcagtcctgttgTTGAGGctttgcacttccactgcaggagggccaggttcaattcctggtcaggaaactaagaccctacatgtcaaaaaaaaaaaaaaaggcatgactccccatttatataaaaatacattgtaggtgggaatgtaaattggtatagccactgtggaaaacaatatggaggtttctcaaaaaaactataaatagaaCTCCCAGAGGGAcctccctagcagtccagtgggtatgggttcaatccctggtcaggaaacttaaggctcacatgcctcgtggccaaaaacaTAACAGAGCACTATtataagaaattcaataaagactttaaaaatggtccacatgaaaaaaatcttagaaaaagaactaccatatgaaccagcaattcaACTCCCGGGTAcacatctgaaaaaaatgaaaacattagcttgaaaagatacacacatcccaatgtttatagcagcattatttacaatagccaagatatggaagcaacctaagtgtccctTAAGAGATGAACAGACAAAGATGAGgtgtataaatacatacacacacacacacacacacacacacacacacacacacacacaggactacTATTAATACTaagaagaaataaagttttactatttgcaacaacatataTGGATTGGAGTGtgttacactaagtgaaataagccagagagacaaatactgtacagtatcacttacacgtggaatctaaaaaataaaaagaactagtgaatataataaaaaagaaacagattgaCATACATAGAGAACAGTGGTTATTAGTGAAGAGGAGTAGAGAGGAGGGAGTAAGATATGggcaggggattaagaggtacaaattactatgcataaaataaataagtgacaAAGATATATTGTGCAACCGAAGGAAtacagccagtattttataataactaaaaatGGAGCATAACCTTCAAAAATTGTCATTCACTATGTGGTAACATTGTACATCAAATacacttcaactaaaaaaaaattttaaataggcaAAATTAATGTATGCTGTTTGAAGTCAGAATAGTGGTTAGCCTTAGAGGACTTATGACTAGAAAACAGCACAAGGGAAGTTTCCAGGGGCTAGTAATGTTCTGTTGCTTGATCTCCAAGCTAGTTACATGAGTGTGTTCAAATTGAGAAAATTCATTGAACTGTATATTTGTCAATCTGTAAGCTGTAAACTTACAACTAGTGCattttttctatgtataataacATGGTTTTTTTTAGTTATATATTATTCTATATGATTGATAATTATTACCtctatatacttacatatattgTTGTACTCCCAAATGTTGTTAAAAACTTCAAATATACAGAAAGAAGAGTATATATTGGTGCATCATGATTGGTATCTTTACTGATCTGTCCTTCAACTCAAAACTTCTTATCCAAATATACAGCTGTATTGTTGTTTATCCCTAGTCCACCACTTCCTAGTATAAATATAAGCACTTATCAAACCTAAAGAATTCggggagaaaaatcagaaaaacaggAACAAGCATGGTTTAACTACTTGTGTACATGACATCTCCCACAGCCCTCACTGGAATTAAAGAGTCTTTCACTCTACTTggtaccttcttttttttttttaatttgctgttttCTTGAAGCAGTTAATCTGATACATGCAGACTGGGAATTGGGTTTCAAGTATTTCATTTACACACAATCAAAAGCAGTTTCTCTTCTAAAAATGAATAATCTAAAATGTAAAGAATATAGCTAGAGTTTGTACGCAGATGATAAGAAAGACTGAGGAGAGGAAAGAAGATAGGGGTTGAATATACAGGCATTCTCTCCTAAAGCAGGGACCTGGGTGGGCAGGGGGCTCTCACTTAGGAAAATTCCAATGGCCAAATTCAAAGGTATcaattatatttgtatatttcatttccatatattcattcaatattcacatgtatatacacatatattttttcacatatattCTGCGTTTTATTATCATTCCAAAGGTTACCATTCTttgagtttttcttctttatttgctAAAATACTCATGCACTTTAGGGCAAAGAAATGTGAGACAACACTGAGAAAATGTGTTTAAACTACCAACATAGGTACAAACACCTACAGAGCACCTAATGATGTCGTCTATGGTATCACATTTCTCCAGCATTGCTATtctagaggaaaagaaaggcaatgttatACTTGTGAAGCTTACATAGGTTctaatatttctcttttcatgtTTTAGATTGGAAGAGAACAAAAAATATTCTCTCTATCAATTAAGCCAGAACTGACACAAGACTCTAAACttgaataaatgaagagattATGCCATGTTCTTGGGTGGTAAACAAATAATGTATAACGATAATGCAATGGCTTATTACATTATTATAAAGACTGTTTCTCCCTCAAACTAAATTTATAAAGTCAATGTAATTCCATCAATAGCTGAATTGGATTTGAGgaagaataaaaaacattttgaaagctAATCTGAAAAGACTATTAGCACAACTTTTTCCTGTTACAATAGTCTAACTCTTACATGGCTCTGTTATACATTAAAAGacctttacatatattaatgctTTTACTCTTTACAATAATCTACTAATGTATATCATATCAtaaacctcattttacagataatacTAAGGTCTAGAGAATTTCAATGACTCATACTAAGTCGTTTAGCTAGTAAaggtagaaatatcaatagcatTCCACTTGGCAAGTTGAACCTCCATGTTAAATTCTTAACTATCATGCTGTGCCTCCTCCTAGACAGTAGTTGTCTCACAGGCCTACAAAAGATTATGAAAAGTGAGGTATGATAATGTAATAGATGACTAGACTGACTAAGACAGCCCAGAAACAGACCAAATACATATAATAACTCAGATTATGATAAAGATGGCATCTCGAATCAATGAATAATAATCAGTAAATAATGAGAGCAAATGACTCTCCAACTGGATTTTAAAACACACAATATTAGATTCTCACAGGATACCTAAATAAATACTGGATGGTTTAaaaaacttaaaggaaaaaaaaaacaggttaatATTGTTATAACCTTGGATGAGGAAGTCCTTTTTAAATTAGATACGAAATTCaggagtcattaaaaaaaaaaaacccacttttcagatttcataaaatataaattttcattaaataaaaaacatgtataagtaaacaaaaaaatgatAGATGTCAATTCTCCCCTTAGCATAATTTTTATCAAAATCCTACCAAGGTTCTCTGTAGATACAGATAAACTAAGGCACTGGCCTTTCCATATAAATAACTAAAACAATCtcgacaaagaaaaataaagtgggaGGAATCACTGACCctgactgaaggcagaagacaTTCAGAGACATTTCACTGAAGAGGTTATGTGATGACAAACAAGTACACAAAAAATCTTCAATATTGTTAgttactagggaaatgcaaattaaaatcacaatgaaacaTTACTACACACTTATCAGAATGACTACAGTAAAAACACTGCTAATACTGACAAggatgtggggggaaaaaaaaaggatctcTCATCCATTGCTGGTAAGAATGTGAAGTGGTTCAGCCACTCTGGAAAAAATAACTCGGCAGTTTCTTAAAACATTAAACATacaattaccatatgacctagcaattgcACTATTGGGCATTtatcccaaagaaataaaaacttatgttTGCAAATGCCTGTATATGAACATTCACCGCAATTTTTCCCATTGaaaccccaaactggaaacagtccagggcttccctggtggctcagttggcaaagaatccacctgcaatgcgggagacctgggttcgatccctggattgggaagatcccctggaggagggcatggcaacttactccagtattcttgcctggagaattcccatgaacagaggagcctggcaggttgcagtccattcggtcacagagtcggacatgactgagcaactaagcacagcacagcacgggCAACAGtccaaatgtccttcaacaggtgACTGGTTAAACtgtggcacacacacacccataccacagaaactcagcaataaaaaggaatgaagtactgatacacacAACAACCCTGATGAATCTTGAGAGGATTACGCTGACTGTGGTGGTAGACTAAGTCAGAATCTTGATAGTGGTAGATAAATAAACCTACACATGCAATAAGATTGCACAGAAACAAGCAAAATCAAACAAATGTGAGCAAGACTGGTGGACTGTATCAATGTCATTATCTTGGTTGATATTATACTATAGTTTTGCAAA contains:
- the LOC101907658 gene encoding large ribosomal subunit protein eL22-like, with product MAQQAFKMVPKKDKKPKKSTWKFNLDLTHPVEDGTFDSGNFEQFLWEKVKVNGKTVNLGNVVHIERFKNKIIVISEKQFSKRYLKYLTKKYLKKNNLRDWLRVVASDKETYELRYFQISQDEDESESED